The Balaenoptera acutorostrata chromosome 6, mBalAcu1.1, whole genome shotgun sequence genome includes the window TtatctctccatctccctcctcccaatGTCCTCCCAGGGAAATCTGAGGAACCAAACTGTGCTTGTGACCAGTTTCGTTGTGGTAATGGAAAGTGTATACCAGCAGCCTGGAAATGCAATAACATGGACGAATGTGGAGATAGTTCTGATGAAGAGATCTGTGCCAAAGAAGTGAATCCTGCAACATCGGCCGCTTTCCAACCCTGTGCTTACAACCAGTTCCAGGGTCTATCTCGGTTTACCAAAGTTTACACTTGCCTCCCCGAATCTTTACAATGTGATGGGAACATTGACTGCCTTGACCTTGGAGACGAGATAGACTGTGATGTGCCAACTTGTGGGCagtggttaaaatatttttatgctacTTTTAATTCTCCCAATTATCCAGACTTTTATCCTCCTGGAAGCAATTGCACCTGGTTAATAGACACTGGTGATCATCGCAAAGTCATCTTACGCTTCACTGACTTTAAACTGGATGGTACTGGTTATGGTGATGATGTCAAAATATACGATGGATTAGAGGAGAATCCACACAAGCTTTTGCGTGTGTTAACTGCTTTTGATTCTCATGCGCCTCTCACTGTCGTGTCTTCTTCTGGACAGATAAGGGTACATTTCTGTGCCGATAAAGTCAACGCTGCCAGGGGATTTAATGCTACTTACCAAGTAGACGGCTTCTGTTTGCCATGGGAAATACCCTGCGGAGGGAACTGGGGGTGTTATACGGGGCAGCAGCGCTGTGATGGGTATTGGCATTGCCCAAACGGAAGGGATGAAATCAATTGTACCATGTGCCAAAAGGAAGAGTTCCCATGTTCCCGGAACGGCGTCTGTTACCCTCGTTCTGATCGCTGCAACTACCAGAATCATTGCCCAAATGGCTCCGATGAAAAAAACTGCTTTTTTGGCCAGCCAGgaaattttcattgtaaaaacCATCGTTGTGTGTTTGAAAGCTGGGTGTGTGACTCTCAGGACGACTGTGGCGATGGCAGCGACGAGGAGAATTGCCCGGTAATCGTGCCTACCCGAGTCATAACTGCAGCCGTCATAGGCAGCCTTATCTGTGGCCTGTTACTGGTCATTGCCTTGGGATGTACTTGTAAGCTTTATTCTCTGAGAATGTTTGAACGAAGGTCAGTATCAAGACAAAACTATAGTGCTTATGCTCTCTACAGTAAAAGCGTGGCCCAAATATTtacaacacatttttttaaatgagattagcaatatatttttgttatattgttGAGAAATAAATACTTCTTATGATTTATAAAATGACTATGAAAAGCCTATGACTCAAAAACCtaataagaacattaaaaaacaaataaatactaaGAGTTATGAGGTGAGAAAAGCCAATCAGTATTTATCAGTTCCTGTTTTCAGGTTAATCTGTCTTACAGGAATTTTGCAAGCTGTAATTCTCGGTGGTTGCTCTTTAACCTcggtttttataaatattaattcaacaaTTCCAGATATTTGAGAACCTTCTGTGTTGAAAGCATTATACAGGTGAATAGAGAAATGCATAGGAGTAATCTCATGGGCAGTTTACAGTTAGAAGGAAGGAACTGTTGGGTAGAATTAgatgacaaaaaatataaatgttgtaAGAGCTATAAAATAAAGTGGTATAAAAGTCGAAGATCTCAGTTAAGAAGTGGTTCAGCGTTAAAGGGTGGCCTTCAGGGAGAGCTGTCTTTTGTGTGGTAGAGGAGAGACTGGACCTGGGAGAAGTTGATGGCAGAGGGGCCTTCTAGAAAGCTCCTGTGGAGACCATGACCGTCAGTCCCAGGAGAATTACAAATGATAGATACAACAAAGAAGTCACATACCAGACAGCTAAGAATAGATGCACAGTATCACAATAACCAAGTGCATCTTATCTTTGGTTCAGTATAAATGGCCAGAAAATGTTTTACTACATTGCAACATAAGAGTACAATGAAGACCAGAGGTCTTGAGTTTAAGAACAAGTTATTCCAGAAAGGGTTTTGGTGACTCATTTCACtcttttccttatctgaaaagtAAATGTGTCGGACTTGATGAATAAAGTGTCTTCTAAGAATTTTCAAATACTTTCACCTCAAGTCTCAAGCCCCTATGTTCTTAGGGGTTTAAAGATCTAGTACTTTTATCTTTTACGGGGATATCTAATTTATTAAAACTTAGTGATCCAGACCCCTAGTGTAAAACCGCATGAGACTAAACTGTCTGCTTCATCTTTGTGTTCTCAGTGTAGGGTAGTATAGATACTCATCAAATGTTGGCTAAGTAAGCTTTACAAATGAACAAGTATATTAAAATTCAGATTGTTTTAAttgttgataatttaaaaattactgttttggcttgcctttttttaaaatccttttcatCCCCCTGTTTCTCTCAAAGATCATTTGAAACACAGTTGTCCAGAGTGGAAGCAGAATTGTTAAGAAGAGAAGCTCCTCCCTCTTATGGACAATTGATTGCTCAGGGTTTAATTCCACCAGTTGAAGATTTTCCTGTTTGTCCACCTAATCAGGTATGTTGCAacttattatttgtctttctgtaccTCTTAAAATGAAATCTATTCTTGTATATAATGGTAAAGTATCCTTGACTGTGTCAGAATTTTTGCAGTCAAGTTAAGAATTAAATATATGGAGGATTTGAaattatacagttgacccctgaacaacgaGGGGGCTAGGGACACCCACCCTCCGTGCAGGTGAAAATTCACATGTAACTTTCTAGTCAGACCTCTGTGTCTGGGGCTCAACATCCATAAATTCAACCAACCATGTatcatgtagtactatagtatttgctattgaaaaaaatccacatataagtggacccgtgcatttcaagcccatgttgttcaagggtcaactctaatTGTTTCATTGTATTTTAACACATTCAGAAGTCTACTTTTCATTCTTTACTTCTGATTTGGTTAGGTGATTCTTAAGCATTTTACTGTTTAGGATAATTTAGTGCGTTAAAATTCAAAAGTAAAGTTTGACAGCTTATTTTCTACTTGAACtatttcaaagatttaaaaagaactaCTAAAGTTGATATGCTTAGTAATAGATTAGTAACATGctagattaaaataaaagttgttgAAATTAAGTTAACATTTCTACCTGACTTGAGAGAAAACTTCTTCACAGCTGGATTTTACAGTGCTTAAAAATtcatatcattttctttaaatagtaactcattctttattaatgtttctgaattctttaaatttttgtgaGTGATTTTTTACTTCGGGTGTACAttaaagtgatccagttatacatatatatatatatattctttttcagattcttttccataatagattattataagatatcaaatatagttccctgcaatttgttttttaatttctttttcaatgcTTACAATTGTGCCCAGGGTTCTTAAGGGCATTAAGgtttctacatttaaaatgtaaattcatcCAGAATCATTTCTAAAAGTTGTTCCCAGTAtcagaattaagaaaaattgaTGAACATTGTTTTCCCAGTAATTTAATTCTGTTCAAAATGAAAGACCGTTTCCTTTTTGTTAAATAGGTTTCCAATTACAGTGGGTCATCTTATTTGAGTCTTTTAGGAAATCTTTGTGAGAATTTGATGTAATTTGCTAAGTAAGTAATTCAGAACTTCCACTGGTTGGAATTTTGTGTGCAACATAGGAAGAACCTACATTGTAGCTTTTATATATTGTTGTCCCTGCCATGGGGAAGGGTTCTTTTTAGGTAGGAATTCAGAGGATGGTTAATTCCATCCACTCACTCCACCATGTATCACCCCACCCCTATATCCTGAGGCTACCTTCAAGAGGTTAGTCAACTGTGAAGTTAGAGGGGGCACAGTCCACACAAGACAGCCCTTACTTCTAAAACCAATTTTAAGTTCCGGGGCTCCCAAACcatcctcaggtttgataattcactagaaggactGAGAACTCATTGAAAGCTGTTTTACTTAATAGTATAAGCTGGTGTAACTATTATTGCTGGGAAAGGATCCAGATTAAATCAGCCAAAGGAAGAGACACGTAGGACAGGGTTCAGGAGGGTACCAAACACGACCCTTCCAATTGTCTTCTCCCCATAAAGTCAGGACAGTGTTATTCTCTCgacacaggtgtgtgacagtATGCACGAAACATTGCCAACTAGGGGAGCTCACCCAAACTCGGTGTCCAGGGTTTTTACTGGAGCTCCATCACATAGGCATGATTAATTGCACACGTGGCTGATCCCAGTCTCTAGCCTCTCCAGAGGTTGACTGATTCTGCTGACTCAACTCTCCCACGCTACATCACATTGGTGTGGCTCAGAGCCTCCACCGAAAACGCGGTGCTACTCTCTGGCTGGCCCAAGTCTCCATGCAATGACACTCCTGTCAAAGCTGACACTCCAAGGTCTGAGGTCTCATCCCAGAAGTAAAGGGCAAAGGTCAGACCTCACTTTGGGTAAGGTTTCAATTCTTTACTACCTACTACAGCATTTTTGTAGGGTTATAATTTACCCTTGTGAGGGAATTCTGCttcaacaaagttttaaaataaaatatgtttgcaAATGGTAAACTAGATTTTATTCAGTTAATGAGATTACACTCTTATGTTTGAAACTTTTGGTAATAAATTATcaaatttccttatttgtttttaaaaagaaaaataatcttctgATTACCAACTCATTCAAAATAGCGATCCTTTCTGAAGAatccttttcttctgcttcataaATGGAAGAAGTATATAAAATTATTCCTAAAACAATCATGAGATCCCCTTGTAGAATCTAATGTTAAATTGGCAATCATTTAATTAAACAGACTTTGAAGCCAGTAGAGAGCTTCATCTCACTGACAGACTATACTGTTAAAGTTGGCTTTGAAGTGTGCTGAAGGCATTGTGGGTGGCAGCTGCATAAAAGTGGAGGATATCTGAAGAGCCTTGTATTCATTGCTGGATTTAATGACAGTGCTCACACAAAGCCTTAGAACGTGAATGCCAAATGAGGAGGACCAACTCTATGGAGCTCATAGGGATGTGAgccactttttttgtttgtttcagttagTTTATAGTTACATTCCCAATTGGTGAAAACTCTTACTTATTtatatagtaaattttatgtgctGATATTCAGATTTCTTATTGGCAATCTGTTATTTACTAAGGCTAGACTATGAAATATTCCTGTGATAGTAGCTTCTTAGCTTTCTGTGAATTATATTCCAGGGATTATGTTCAAAGGGTGTATATGGAAATCACAAATCTATATGGAAAACCTGAGGCTAGCTGTACGGTATCAGCTTGGATTTACTTCAATACCAGTCACAAACAGAGATGGAAAACATATGTTATCACATCTTCttattctcttcccttccttttttctgtgGGGGGATAGGCAAGAGCCATTCATTTTGGCGGAGGGAAACTGTATCACCTTTTGAAAGGGAGTATATCAATTCACCATTGTTTCTtggaaatactgtattttaaatactAAATGCCAGATTGATGAAAGCTGTGTTTGTTCCAAGTTTGATTACTCCTTTTTGTAACCACTAGCTGGAGCTTAAagactgtttttgtaaatactgtagttttttttttttttaattccgaTATTCAttcatctagaaaaaagaaaatctagatgatttttctttcagttgggCAATATGGTCACCTCCCATATGCACTAATTAAAAATCACCAATTTTCAAAGAATAAGGTTATAATTTATGTTTAACATGAAGCTGTAGAAAATAagacataaatctttttttttaaagactttttttttaaaggaattcctttatttttattatttatttacttatttatttatttttggctgtgttcggtcttcgtttctgtgcaagggctttctctagctgcggcaagcgggggccactcttcatcgcggtgcgcgggcctctcactatcgcggcctctcttgttgcggagcacaagctccagatgcgcaggctcagtagttgtggctcacgggcccagttgctccttggcatgtgggatcttcccagaccagggctcgagcccgtgtcccctgcattagcaggcagattctcaaccactgcgccaccagggaagcccaagacttaaATCTTTAAGATTGAGAAGGAACCCAAATGTCTCAGATACCATTGAATAGGGCTATAAACAAGTTAATTTCTTTGGCTTTTTGTTTCCTGTGCTGCATTACAAATACAGTAATTCCTTTGTTTAtgacaatataaataaatttgtatttatttataataaatatttatggatatttatttatggATATCCTCAATTTATGGATATCCTCAATatccactcattcaacaaatcctTGAGAACCAACTGTGAGATATAATTTTTACAGGTTTTGGAAGGTTTCATCCTTGTAAATCAAGTCTAACTTGTGctgtgttaaaacaaaaaaacaaacagcctagTTTTCACACTCCTTTAGGTCATTTAGAGAATTATTGTAGAGATTCTTCTATCTTCGTAGCTAAAGAAGTatcaaatacttttattttccatctttggtGCATTTCTAGGATTGGATTACTATGTgaagttttgaaataaaattgctgTTGTAATTGGCATTAAACATCATTTTAaagttcatatataaaatgaagtatCGAGAAAATCTTAAACACAGTGAACAGTGGTTCAAGTTATAGGTTAGATTCTGGAGTGAGGTGAACCTGTATCGATGAGAGAATTTAATTCATCCACCATAGACCGTAAAATGAGTAATAGAACTTTCATCCACAACACATGCTGAATAGAAGGGTGTTTTCCATCTTAATACCTCGTTGTTAGCTGTTTtaagatcttttctttctttctttctttctttctttgtttttttccgcAGGCTTCTGTTTTGGAAAACCTGAGGCTAGCTGTACGGTCTCAGCCTGGATTTACTTCAATCAGACTTCCTATGGCAGGCAGATCGAGCAACATCTGGAATCGTATTTTTAATTTCGCAAGATCACGCCATTCAGGGTCATTGGCTCTGGTCTCAGCAGATGGGGATGAGGTTGCCCCTAGTCAGAGTACCAACAGAGAACCTGAAAGAAATCATACtcacagaagtttgttttctgtggaaTCTGacgacacagacacagaaaatgagagaagagatACGGTAGGAGCATCTGGCGGGGTTGCAGCTCCTTTGCCTCAAAAAATCCCTGCCACAACAGCGGTAGAAGCAACAGTGGGAGCAAGTGGAAGTTCCTCCACTCAGAATACCCGAGGTGGTCACACAGAAACCGGACGGGATGTGACAAGTGCGGAACCCCCAAGTGTGAGTCCGGCGCGTCACCAGCTCACAAGTGCGCTAAGTCGTATGACTCAGGGGCTACGTTGGGTACGTTTTACATTAGGGCAATCACACTCCGTAAGTCAGAACCAGAGCCCTTTGAGACAACTTGATAATGGGGTAAATGGAagagaagaagatgatgatgtcGAAATGCTGATTCCAGTTTCTGAAGGAGCTTCAGACTTTGACGCGAATGACTGTTCCAGACCCCTTCTTGATCTTGCCTCCGATCAAGGGCAAAGGTTCAGACAACCATATAGTGCAGCAGACCCTGGAGTAAGACCAAGTAATCGCGATGGCCCCTGTGAGCGCTGCGGTATTGTCCACACTGCCCAGATACCAGACTCTTGCTTAGAAGCAATGCTGAAAAATGAAACGGGTGATGATGAAGCTTTgtgactttgttaggtacaagaATCCCGTCAGGGAGATTGGATACAAGTTGGAGCAATATCCATTCATTGTTTTGGAACTTTACAATTAAactagttttaatttaaaaagaaaaaagatgcagGGTGATTTCTTACTATCATATGTTAGCCTGCATGCTTAAATTAAACACCTGTAACTCTATAAACTTTAGAGTTTACTATTTTAGCAGCTAAAAATGCATTATGTATTCAGATTGTTCAATAATGTTCTTCCATTTGTTTCTAATTGTTTTCATCCTGGTACTATAGTTCGCAGTAGAGATATGGCTGCAGAAACTCATTTGACTGTCAGTTTCTATCTATCCTATGTTAAAACGTttctttgttcaaaataatacctTCTTTTAATTGAACCCTTTATGCTTTTGCCAATACATCTTGTAACTTAATATACTAGATGTTAAGGTTgttaatataaaaagagaaaaagtcctTATTCTCAcctgtttttatttgtataacaTCTGTCTAAACATTATTAGATTTTATAATATGAGCttgtcaaagggaaaaaaactgtctaaaattttttctcatgtttaacATGCAGTGATGTGAAATTTAGATAGAGTTAGATAAAttaatggcaaaaacaaaactcttttataaattttctaatgTTGACTTTAATACTCTAATATGGTACAAACCAAATGGTAAAAAGcccaaatcatttctttttttatctctatttaagGACAGAATTAAGCGGATGAAGATATTCTACTATGCATTAAATCttgaactttataaaatatgtacaaaaattGTACAAGATAAGTTCCAACTGGTAATGTCTTTCCCTGATACAGGGTTATGCTTGTATTGGACCCTAGGGATTTGCACTAAAATCATATCAAGGTCTCAGATGAGTTTCGTGCAGAAGCACTATGACTTTAAATACTATTATTTGCTATCATAATGACTATATATTTCCATAGCTTATGGGGGGGGGCGTGAGGGGGCATTTTTATTACAACTTGAGGTTGCTTTGCtagtttcatatttatttgttgtatttaaaaactgctttataGTAAGACAGtgattttttcaatatatttgatTCATAAGGGGAGGATCATGCTACATGTTGAAAAGCAAATTAAGAAATCATTCAGATCACCTCccttttttaagtaaaatgaattgcaaaaccccgcatatttttttattgtcaattcccatttatttattctttagctGTCTGTTTTAGTAGCTTAATGTTTGAgtatgaaaaatgtatttgtgtatgattattgctatttattaaattttaaatactttgctGAATGTCATTTTAAAGCATGTTTGAGGTCTTGTGTATTTGTCGTGTTATGCTGTCAGGAAGAACTGACTGAAATGTTTTAAtatgtatcaaaaattaaaatgacttcttttttttgtattgccTTGAGGtactttttaaatcaaagtttctatttatttttgttcatttggtgCATATACAATTTCAGGCCATGAAATATGCAGTGTgtctagaagaaaaattaaagaggggATGTCTTTCTTAACTCCCTTATAGTAAAGTAGTAGCTTACACCAGTTCTCAAGGGTAAAAAAATCCCTAAGGACCTGGACATTATTTTGCCTTTAATTGATGTGTCTTATAAGAGTCAGTAACTATATCAgttctctttttatattattttcagatacATTTTAGACCCCTATACAATATTTTACTGGCAGAATTTGGGTTACCAAATTAACCTTGTTTAGGTCCTACTAATTATATACTATTATgtataggttttttgtttttgttttctgacatatattttaatttctttgtttaattAACTAATACATCTTCTTGATTCAAAcagtaaaaaaattaagtctcTCTCCTATCCCTGACAGGCATCTTCTAGTTCCCTTTCAAAGAAATAGGTACCAAGACCAAATTCTTGTATACCCTCCAGAAATACCATATAGATACATaaatgtatctatatgtataaatGCTATATGATGGAATACAAATTGTAACATACTATGCATTCTTTTTCTGCACCTTTTTTCAAGGGAAAAAGTGTATCTGCTACTGGTTGAATGTTAAAAGTACAGTTGGGTATTTCTGTTATTTgacttttcacatttaaaaatttgatctATCCTGAATTTAAGGCTCCAGTTTTTCTTCCTAGGTAACTACCTAGTTACTGCAAGGCTGTTTATTAAATCTGTCCTTTCCTTGCTGTTGGAAATGGCCCTTTTATCATATTGCAGATTCTCATATTATGTGGATGTATTTCTAGACTCTAATTCCATTCTCTTCAAttgacttgccttttttttttgtaccagTCCTACACTGTTTTaataacagtaatttttaaatgttcaaatattCTTGCTTATTTCTCCATTTGAACTTTAGAATCAACCCTTTGTGTTCCACAAAACAAATccattgtacatttatttttttggacaGTTTTACTTTTATAGGTCAACTTGGGGAAATTTGACATCATTATCATGTTAAAGCTTCTATCTAAACCATGGTGCCCTATCCAAAAATGGTTCCCAATTTGTTCAAGTTTTTTGGTGTTTCCTCCACAGATGCTTCGCATTTTACTTTACAGAGATCTTGTACATGTTTTTCAAGAGTTcttagaaattttattatttttgttaccaTTATTAAGGAAGTCCTTTCTGTTTATAATTTAGTCTGATTTTAGTATATATGAAAGCTAATGACTTATTTATGTTAATTTTCTGCCCAGCTACCAGACTCTCATTTTCTTATGGTTTGTAATAGTACTTCAGttaattcttttgtgttttccagtTATA containing:
- the LOC103000531 gene encoding low-density lipoprotein receptor-related protein 12-like codes for the protein MDECGDSSDEEICAKEVNPATSAAFQPCAYNQFQGLSRFTKVYTCLPESLQCDGNIDCLDLGDEIDCDVPTCGQWLKYFYATFNSPNYPDFYPPGSNCTWLIDTGDHRKVILRFTDFKLDGTGYGDDVKIYDGLEENPHKLLRVLTAFDSHAPLTVVSSSGQIRVHFCADKVNAARGFNATYQVDGFCLPWEIPCGGNWGCYTGQQRCDGYWHCPNGRDEINCTMCQKEEFPCSRNGVCYPRSDRCNYQNHCPNGSDEKNCFFGQPGNFHCKNHRCVFESWVCDSQDDCGDGSDEENCPVIVPTRVITAAVIGSLICGLLLVIALGCTCKLYSLRMFERRSFETQLSRVEAELLRREAPPSYGQLIAQGLIPPVEDFPVCPPNQASVLENLRLAVRSQPGFTSIRLPMAGRSSNIWNRIFNFARSRHSGSLALVSADGDEVAPSQSTNREPERNHTHRSLFSVESDDTDTENERRDTVGASGGVAAPLPQKIPATTAVEATVGASGSSSTQNTRGGHTETGRDVTSAEPPSVSPARHQLTSALSRMTQGLRWVRFTLGQSHSVSQNQSPLRQLDNGVNGREEDDDVEMLIPVSEGASDFDANDCSRPLLDLASDQGQRFRQPYSAADPGVRPSNRDGPCERCGIVHTAQIPDSCLEAMLKNETGDDEAL